Proteins found in one Haloferax litoreum genomic segment:
- a CDS encoding PRC-barrel domain-containing protein: protein MADILAENLSGKAVMGSDGTELGMLYNITMNLKSGSLNDLLVQPNEQVAPARVAFDRDESGRFKIPVNRVQAVKDYIVVQR from the coding sequence ATGGCCGACATACTCGCCGAGAACCTCTCCGGAAAGGCCGTCATGGGGTCGGACGGAACGGAACTCGGGATGCTGTACAACATCACGATGAACCTGAAGTCGGGGTCGCTCAACGACCTGCTCGTCCAACCCAACGAGCAAGTCGCACCCGCGCGTGTCGCGTTCGACCGCGACGAGAGCGGTCGGTTCAAGATTCCGGTGAACCGCGTGCAGGCAGTCAAAGACTACATCGTCGTCCAACGATAG